The Leptospira brenneri genome includes a window with the following:
- a CDS encoding winged helix-turn-helix transcriptional regulator, protein MKNHENCSQFWDILSLIGDKWVVATIGILSDGPQRYNEIKRQIGDVSQRMLTRTLRRLENRGLITRRILNTIPIGVEYKLTPIGRTLVKPLDSLFEWAIKNADKIESITKEEE, encoded by the coding sequence ATGAAAAATCATGAAAATTGTTCTCAGTTCTGGGATATCTTATCTCTCATTGGAGATAAATGGGTAGTGGCAACGATAGGAATCCTTTCTGACGGGCCGCAGCGTTACAATGAAATTAAACGACAAATTGGTGATGTTTCCCAACGAATGTTAACAAGAACTCTCCGTAGACTTGAAAATAGAGGATTAATTACGAGAAGAATTTTAAACACAATACCAATTGGGGTTGAATATAAGTTAACGCCTATCGGAAGAACGCTTGTTAAACCTTTGGACTCATTATTTGAATGGGCGATAAAAAATGCGGATAAAATAGAATCGATAACTAAAGAAGAAGAGTAG
- a CDS encoding NAD(P)-dependent oxidoreductase, with translation MKILLFGATGAIGKLLAEKLFKNGHELIVYTRSPEKLNIENVRLRVVEGKLNELHLHDSIFDQIDAVVTVMGPPLKRNYEGMELTEAHKYILQAMIKHKIKRFITLATPSVRFEKDKNSLMTWFPPFFARLAFPKAYKEITAIGEMVKESKLDWTIVRIIAPIDKQTNPYKVSFGDSKISFSLSREQIAEFFKDSLEQKSYIHSMPIIGS, from the coding sequence ATGAAGATATTATTATTTGGTGCGACCGGCGCAATTGGAAAGCTACTTGCGGAAAAGTTATTCAAAAATGGGCATGAACTCATTGTTTATACCCGCAGTCCAGAAAAGTTGAACATAGAAAATGTCCGACTGAGAGTTGTCGAAGGCAAACTAAACGAGTTGCATTTACACGATTCTATTTTTGATCAAATAGATGCAGTCGTAACTGTTATGGGACCTCCACTCAAGAGGAATTATGAGGGGATGGAACTAACGGAAGCCCATAAGTATATTCTGCAAGCGATGATAAAACATAAAATCAAACGTTTTATTACACTAGCAACACCATCTGTTAGATTTGAAAAAGATAAAAATTCACTGATGACCTGGTTCCCACCTTTCTTTGCAAGGCTTGCGTTTCCGAAAGCTTACAAGGAGATTACTGCTATCGGAGAAATGGTCAAAGAAAGCAAACTTGACTGGACTATTGTTAGAATTATAGCTCCTATAGACAAACAGACAAATCCATATAAAGTGTCTTTTGGAGATTCCAAAATATCTTTCTCTTTATCAAGAGAACAGATTGCAGAGTTTTTTAAAGATTCTTTGGAACAAAAAAGCTATATTCATTCTATGCCGATCATCGGTTCATAA
- a CDS encoding M20/M25/M40 family metallo-hydrolase, whose amino-acid sequence MRLWISTLVIAVFAFHCSFGQKVKYAELKKNYPKVNWENRKAEAVKLLSDLLKIPSVRGNEIQVAKYIQGVLSKEGIPSRLVFDPKHPTRPNLIAELPATVPNPEPGIILANHLDTVEFDSKEWKVNPLSGAVSDGRVWGRGAIDMKGMAVMELLAFLEIKRSGLPRTRNIMYLALADEESGSVLGGRYMTTVQKHLLAGYEYALNEGGVATRDIVIPGATIFNVQYAEKGNIWLRAKITGTSGHGSTPPNQYPALSLIQFFNEVRELESDIRITEETDAFFYQLGTISPFPNSFFLKNARNPLIKPLLHGTIRSNRHLTAMTTNTKSITGFRTTEGEGGENVIAGEASGRLDIRTLPGVDIEEFAKKVKTIAEKYKAEVTFTDINPTDISPINTKLFSTLAAVSVNKFPNSTVTPFLSPGKTDNSYLRKLGIKSYGLIPAVLKSEDIDTMHGKNENITADNLELGTKILFETLVEMNQ is encoded by the coding sequence ATGAGGTTATGGATTTCAACTTTGGTGATTGCGGTGTTTGCGTTTCATTGTTCCTTTGGTCAGAAAGTAAAGTATGCTGAACTAAAAAAGAATTATCCCAAAGTGAATTGGGAAAACCGTAAAGCAGAGGCGGTAAAACTACTTTCTGATTTATTAAAAATTCCTTCGGTTCGTGGAAATGAAATCCAGGTAGCCAAATACATTCAAGGAGTCCTTTCCAAAGAAGGAATTCCTTCACGACTTGTCTTCGATCCCAAACATCCCACTAGACCTAATTTAATTGCCGAACTCCCTGCCACAGTTCCCAACCCAGAACCAGGGATCATTCTTGCTAACCATTTAGATACAGTAGAATTTGATTCCAAAGAATGGAAAGTGAATCCTCTTTCAGGAGCTGTCAGTGACGGTCGCGTTTGGGGTCGTGGTGCCATTGATATGAAAGGAATGGCTGTTATGGAATTACTTGCCTTCCTAGAAATCAAACGTTCTGGACTACCAAGAACTAGAAACATTATGTATTTGGCCTTGGCCGATGAAGAATCAGGTTCGGTGTTAGGTGGCAGGTATATGACGACTGTTCAAAAACACTTACTTGCAGGTTATGAGTATGCCCTCAATGAAGGTGGAGTCGCCACGAGAGATATTGTAATTCCTGGGGCGACAATCTTTAACGTTCAATATGCCGAAAAAGGAAACATTTGGTTACGGGCAAAAATTACAGGAACTAGCGGACATGGATCAACTCCTCCAAACCAATACCCTGCTCTATCTTTAATTCAATTCTTTAATGAAGTTCGGGAATTAGAATCCGATATTCGCATAACAGAAGAAACCGATGCTTTCTTTTATCAACTAGGAACGATTAGCCCCTTTCCTAATTCGTTTTTTCTAAAAAATGCAAGGAACCCGTTAATCAAACCTTTATTACATGGAACCATTCGCAGTAACCGTCACCTAACTGCAATGACAACCAACACTAAATCGATTACAGGATTTAGAACTACAGAAGGGGAAGGTGGAGAAAACGTAATCGCTGGAGAAGCATCAGGAAGGTTGGACATTCGAACTTTGCCCGGAGTAGACATTGAAGAGTTTGCAAAAAAAGTAAAAACCATTGCTGAGAAATATAAGGCAGAAGTGACTTTTACCGATATCAATCCTACTGATATATCTCCCATCAATACTAAACTTTTCAGCACACTAGCTGCCGTATCTGTAAATAAATTTCCAAATAGTACGGTGACCCCATTCCTTTCTCCTGGAAAAACGGACAATTCATACTTACGAAAACTTGGGATTAAATCCTATGGCCTCATTCCTGCAGTTTTAAAATCAGAAGATATCGATACGATGCATGGCAAAAACGAAAATATTACAGCCGATAATTTGGAGCTGGGAACTAAAATTCTTTTTGAAACTTTAGTCGAGATGAATCAGTAG
- a CDS encoding GNAT family N-acetyltransferase: MVANINKEEIQDVQIVEYESKYKQAFKSLNEEWISSYFEMEENDYKVLDHPKELILDKGGKIFVALYQGKPLGVCALVKMNDPNYDYELAKMAVSPKAQGKKLGWLLGKAIINSAKELGASKIYLESNTALTPAINLYYKLGFQEIKGRQTSYKRVDIQMELNL; the protein is encoded by the coding sequence ATGGTAGCAAATATAAACAAAGAAGAAATTCAAGATGTTCAGATCGTTGAATATGAATCAAAATACAAACAGGCTTTTAAGTCCCTCAATGAAGAGTGGATTTCTTCCTATTTTGAAATGGAAGAAAATGATTACAAAGTATTAGATCATCCGAAAGAATTGATTCTAGACAAAGGTGGAAAAATATTTGTAGCCTTGTATCAGGGAAAACCTCTCGGAGTCTGCGCTCTAGTAAAAATGAACGATCCTAATTATGATTATGAACTTGCTAAAATGGCTGTCTCACCAAAGGCGCAAGGAAAAAAGTTAGGTTGGTTATTAGGAAAAGCAATCATCAATTCTGCCAAAGAATTAGGGGCTTCTAAAATCTACTTAGAAAGTAATACTGCTCTGACACCTGCAATCAATTTGTATTATAAATTAGGATTTCAGGAAATTAAAGGCCGCCAAACGTCATATAAACGAGTTGATATCCAAATGGAATTAAATCTTTAA